In Candidatus Desulfofervidus auxilii, one genomic interval encodes:
- a CDS encoding DNA-directed DNA polymerase, translating to MKIRFFLLDIDYITEKKGLKIRLWGKTADGKNVVVFVQSNPYFFVFPKDIKKAQKDIEEILKGKNISVKGIEKIEKKLNGELKEFLKITCFLPQHTQKIRDFIKVLEKNRGGTGSIIEEYEYSINFYRRFLMDKRIDGNCWLEIEGEKLNTNYKVDLALNAKKIKVLEDISIPELKILAFDIETSEIAGEKQIVMASFYGKAFKKVITDQKSDYPDWVEVVKDEKELLQKIVKTFNEYLPDIIVTYYGDSFDFQVLMDRCQSNKVKLIVSRDKTETKFTRRARISSARLNGIVHLDIFNFISNILSPSLQTEVLSLDAVSSELLGDKKIEVDYQEMLEAWRKGKNLSKLAEYCLKDAELTYRLAEILLPQNFEITKTVGQILFDVSRMTYGQLVEWYLSRKASEKNEIIPNQPKYEQVLKRRKITYIGGFVKEPLPGIHEKIAILDFRSLYPSLIVSFNISPETLNCDCCEENGHKVAGLNYWFCQRKEGFIPSVIKELIEKRSQIKKKLKETEKTSLEYKVLYNRQYALKIIANATYGYFGFAGSKWYSKECAESCSALGRYWIKKTIEEAENKGFEVIYADTDSLFLKTKDGDIKQATEAFLDYINEKFPGMLELDLQGYYETGIFIPRGAAPGTAKKRYALIDKKGELLIRGLETVRRDWCNLAKEVQRKVLEFVLRDKDIEMAKQYVKEVVENIKQKQILLKDLIIYEELTKPIETYKQIGPHVMAAKKLRERGMEVGEGMLIMFIITKGQGSISQRAEPVEFVSLKEIDSDYYIYHQILPAALRVLQVLGVSEKDLVS from the coding sequence ATGAAAATAAGGTTCTTTCTTTTAGATATAGATTATATTACTGAAAAGAAAGGTTTAAAGATAAGACTTTGGGGAAAGACTGCCGATGGTAAAAATGTGGTTGTCTTTGTGCAAAGTAATCCCTATTTTTTTGTCTTTCCTAAGGATATTAAAAAGGCTCAAAAAGATATAGAAGAAATTCTTAAAGGGAAAAATATTTCAGTCAAAGGGATTGAAAAAATAGAAAAAAAATTAAATGGAGAACTAAAAGAATTTTTAAAAATCACTTGTTTCCTCCCTCAACATACTCAAAAAATAAGGGATTTTATTAAAGTCTTAGAAAAGAATAGAGGGGGTACGGGTTCAATTATTGAAGAATATGAATATAGCATAAATTTTTATCGTAGATTTTTAATGGATAAAAGAATTGATGGAAATTGCTGGCTGGAGATAGAAGGAGAAAAGCTAAATACCAATTATAAGGTGGATTTGGCTTTAAATGCTAAAAAAATAAAGGTTTTAGAGGATATATCTATTCCTGAACTTAAAATTTTGGCCTTTGATATTGAAACATCAGAAATAGCTGGGGAAAAGCAGATAGTAATGGCTTCATTTTATGGAAAGGCGTTTAAAAAAGTAATTACTGACCAAAAGTCAGATTATCCTGATTGGGTTGAGGTGGTCAAAGACGAAAAAGAACTTCTTCAAAAGATAGTAAAGACATTCAATGAATATCTTCCAGATATTATAGTTACATATTATGGTGATTCTTTTGATTTTCAGGTGTTAATGGATAGATGTCAATCAAATAAGGTAAAATTAATAGTTTCTAGGGATAAGACCGAAACAAAGTTTACCCGAAGAGCAAGAATAAGCTCTGCCAGGTTGAATGGAATAGTGCATTTAGATATTTTTAACTTTATAAGCAATATTTTATCTCCCAGTCTTCAAACAGAAGTTTTGAGCTTGGATGCCGTTTCTAGTGAACTTTTGGGAGACAAAAAAATTGAGGTGGATTATCAAGAAATGCTTGAGGCCTGGAGAAAGGGAAAAAATTTGAGCAAATTGGCTGAATATTGTTTAAAAGATGCTGAGCTTACTTATAGATTGGCTGAGATTTTGTTACCTCAAAACTTTGAAATTACAAAAACTGTGGGGCAAATCCTGTTTGATGTTTCCAGGATGACCTATGGACAGTTAGTAGAATGGTATCTATCCAGAAAGGCCAGTGAGAAAAATGAAATCATTCCCAATCAACCTAAATATGAACAAGTTCTTAAAAGAAGAAAAATCACTTATATCGGTGGCTTTGTAAAAGAACCTCTGCCTGGTATTCATGAAAAGATTGCTATTTTAGACTTCAGGTCTCTTTATCCCAGCCTAATTGTCAGTTTTAACATCTCACCAGAAACCTTAAATTGTGATTGTTGTGAAGAAAATGGTCATAAAGTTGCAGGATTAAATTATTGGTTTTGTCAGAGAAAAGAAGGGTTTATTCCCAGTGTGATAAAAGAATTAATTGAAAAAAGGAGTCAGATAAAAAAGAAATTAAAGGAAACAGAAAAAACTTCTTTGGAATATAAGGTTCTTTACAATAGGCAGTATGCTTTAAAGATTATTGCCAATGCTACTTATGGGTATTTTGGATTTGCAGGTTCCAAATGGTATTCTAAGGAATGCGCTGAAAGTTGTAGTGCTTTGGGAAGATACTGGATAAAAAAGACCATCGAAGAAGCAGAGAATAAAGGGTTTGAGGTAATTTATGCGGATACGGATTCTTTGTTTTTAAAGACCAAAGATGGAGACATAAAACAGGCTACAGAGGCGTTTTTGGATTATATTAATGAGAAATTCCCAGGTATGTTGGAACTCGACCTGCAGGGATATTATGAAACAGGCATTTTTATTCCCAGAGGAGCAGCCCCAGGGACAGCCAAGAAAAGATATGCCTTAATAGATAAAAAAGGAGAGCTTTTGATCAGAGGGTTAGAAACAGTGAGAAGGGATTGGTGTAACTTGGCCAAGGAAGTCCAGAGGAAAGTATTAGAATTTGTATTAAGGGATAAAGATATAGAGATGGCTAAGCAATATGTGAAAGAAGTAGTTGAAAACATAAAACAAAAACAAATTCTTTTGAAAGACTTAATTATTTATGAAGAATTAACTAAACCTATTGAGACCTATAAACAAATAGGGCCTCATGTGATGGCTGCTAAGAAATTAAGAGAAAGAGGCATGGAAGTAGGGGAAGGGATGTTAATTATGTTTATTATCACTAAAGGACAAGGCTCTATTTCTCAAAGGGCAGAACCAGTTGAATTTGTCTCTTTAAAGGAAATAGACAGCGATTATTACATTTATCATCAAATACTGCCTGCTGCCTTAAGAGTACTTCAGGTTTTGGGAGTGAGTGAAAAAGACTTAGTTTCTTAG
- a CDS encoding DEAD/DEAH box helicase produces MNKLTPTVSLKTSLKNTWSVFFGGFRRLTPIQEATIPHILKGENVIVCSPTATGKTEAVIVPLIERLIPQKTNALILLYIAPTRALLNNLLVRLDLGFKKCGFKAIVRTGDKPYLPKNPFQVLFTTPESLDSLLCRQKKIWRHIQAIVIDEIHFLDNTYRGDQLRILLRRLLKEHLKTTPQFAALSATLYNPEEVGKRYFSPVQVIQTGQPRLLKFYLFKDWDKIINLLKKKKWHKAIIFCNRRRDVEELYLQLSQYWPKERLLMHHGSLSRRLREETEILLRQWRWGICICTSTLEIGIDIGDFDVAICYYPPPTPSAFQQRIGRASRQKEYQVAIGFYEEETEAECFNLYASLAHKGIVESMNYLPDFSVVVQQIFSILFAHPAGLKLEQLFYLLSPLAPEEIIEKIIIHLSEKSWIEQIGKNFRASEKLMNMGEKGLIHSNIPNTKEFKVIEATTQKSIGEITTQATKGHRFILAGKVWEVINIKGKNLFVRLVTHKPTIKVFHKRFSRGAFTHFLPPELTEA; encoded by the coding sequence GTGAACAAATTAACTCCTACTGTTTCTCTAAAAACTAGTCTTAAAAATACTTGGTCTGTGTTTTTTGGTGGCTTTAGAAGATTAACTCCTATCCAAGAGGCTACCATCCCTCACATTCTAAAAGGAGAAAATGTCATAGTCTGCTCGCCCACTGCCACCGGTAAGACAGAGGCCGTGATAGTACCTTTGATAGAAAGATTAATACCTCAAAAAACAAATGCTTTAATCTTGCTTTATATCGCTCCTACCCGTGCCCTGCTTAATAATCTTTTAGTCCGTCTGGATTTGGGATTTAAAAAATGTGGTTTTAAAGCCATTGTGAGGACTGGCGATAAACCCTATTTACCTAAAAATCCTTTCCAGGTGCTTTTTACTACCCCAGAATCCTTGGATTCTCTTTTATGTAGACAAAAGAAAATCTGGAGGCATATTCAAGCCATAGTAATAGATGAAATCCATTTTTTAGATAATACTTATAGAGGCGATCAGCTTCGTATACTTTTAAGAAGGCTTTTAAAAGAACACTTAAAAACAACACCTCAGTTTGCTGCCCTTTCTGCTACTCTGTATAACCCAGAAGAAGTAGGAAAGAGATATTTCAGTCCTGTGCAGGTTATTCAGACAGGTCAGCCACGTCTACTTAAATTCTATCTTTTTAAAGATTGGGATAAAATTATAAATCTTTTAAAGAAAAAAAAGTGGCACAAGGCCATTATATTTTGTAATCGCCGTAGAGATGTAGAAGAGCTTTATTTACAGTTATCTCAATATTGGCCAAAAGAACGTTTGCTCATGCATCATGGCAGCCTATCTCGACGTCTGCGTGAAGAAACAGAAATATTATTAAGACAATGGCGCTGGGGAATTTGCATTTGCACTTCCACCCTAGAAATAGGGATTGATATTGGTGATTTTGATGTAGCCATTTGTTACTACCCTCCACCCACACCCTCCGCTTTTCAACAAAGGATTGGACGAGCTTCTAGGCAAAAGGAATATCAGGTAGCTATAGGTTTTTATGAGGAGGAAACAGAAGCAGAGTGTTTTAATCTTTATGCCTCTTTAGCTCATAAAGGTATAGTAGAATCTATGAATTACCTTCCTGACTTTTCGGTAGTAGTGCAACAAATTTTTTCTATTCTTTTTGCACATCCAGCGGGTTTAAAATTAGAACAGCTTTTTTATCTTCTATCTCCCTTAGCTCCAGAGGAAATTATAGAAAAAATTATAATTCATCTTTCAGAAAAAAGCTGGATAGAACAAATTGGAAAAAATTTTAGGGCCTCTGAAAAACTCATGAATATGGGAGAGAAGGGGCTAATTCATTCAAACATTCCTAATACCAAAGAATTTAAGGTGATAGAAGCTACAACCCAAAAGTCTATTGGCGAAATCACCACTCAGGCTACAAAAGGCCACCGTTTTATCTTAGCTGGTAAGGTGTGGGAAGTAATAAATATTAAAGGAAAGAACCTTTTTGTCCGTTTAGTGACCCATAAACCTACCATTAAAGTTTTTCATAAGCGGTTTTCAAGGGGGGCTTTTACTCACTTTTTACCGCCGGAGTTGACAGAAGCTTAA
- a CDS encoding L,D-transpeptidase family protein: protein MKWVDFLCFFIFIPSLVYGSGAYSYRMPKGKMDPQALTVIGVYQKHQIEEGETMLDIARYYDLGYQELMLLHSQIDPWLPSVGKTIIIPTRWVLPFFYKKGIVLNIPEFRLFLYLPKQGLVKTYPVGIGVQESPTPFGNFKVLDKKTNPTWEIPPGLRDNYQGRTFIPPGPDNPLGSFWIGLGNGYGIHGTNSPWGIGRLVSHGCIRLYPEDIKELFRLVKIGMPVKIIYQPVKFGFEKGRIYVEVHPDIYNKIGNLTKYGIEKAISLGLGEKINFSFLHQALKEKKGIPLDITRRSTNQ from the coding sequence ATGAAGTGGGTAGATTTTCTATGTTTCTTTATTTTTATCCCTTCTCTGGTATATGGGAGTGGGGCCTATTCATATAGGATGCCAAAAGGGAAAATGGATCCCCAAGCATTAACTGTAATAGGGGTTTACCAAAAGCATCAGATTGAAGAAGGAGAAACCATGCTTGACATTGCTAGATACTATGACCTTGGATATCAAGAGTTGATGTTGCTTCATTCCCAAATAGACCCTTGGTTGCCCTCAGTGGGAAAAACTATCATAATCCCTACACGCTGGGTTTTACCATTCTTTTATAAAAAAGGAATAGTATTAAATATTCCTGAATTCCGGCTTTTCTTGTATTTACCCAAACAGGGTCTGGTAAAAACATACCCTGTTGGCATTGGTGTCCAAGAATCTCCCACTCCCTTTGGCAACTTCAAGGTCTTAGACAAAAAGACAAATCCTACTTGGGAAATCCCACCTGGTTTACGAGATAATTACCAAGGAAGAACCTTTATCCCACCTGGTCCAGATAATCCCCTAGGAAGTTTTTGGATAGGATTAGGGAATGGCTATGGTATCCATGGAACCAATTCTCCTTGGGGAATAGGAAGACTAGTTAGTCATGGTTGTATCCGGCTTTATCCTGAAGATATAAAAGAGCTTTTTCGCCTAGTGAAAATAGGAATGCCTGTAAAGATTATATATCAACCAGTAAAGTTTGGATTTGAAAAAGGGAGGATTTATGTAGAAGTCCATCCTGACATTTATAACAAAATAGGGAATTTAACTAAATATGGTATTGAAAAAGCTATTTCTTTGGGCCTTGGAGAGAAAATAAACTTCTCTTTTCTCCACCAGGCCCTCAAAGAAAAAAAAGGTATTCCGCTAGACATAACAAGAAGGAGCACAAATCAATAG
- a CDS encoding GIY-YIG nuclease family protein produces MEGIPRQKGVYSLLFELPKKKFIPIGKLGGFLFKPGFYAYIGSAQCGLRMRLKRHINHKKKKYWHIDYLTEKTKIQAIVFSITAEKIECKVAQVLSQRLSCFPGFGVSDCDCESHLYYCPHFEKLKKEVMNAFSPSLCMFIEL; encoded by the coding sequence ATGGAAGGTATTCCTAGACAAAAAGGAGTTTATTCTCTCCTTTTTGAACTTCCAAAAAAGAAATTTATTCCTATAGGAAAGTTAGGAGGATTTTTATTTAAACCTGGTTTTTATGCCTATATTGGTTCAGCCCAATGTGGATTGAGAATGCGTTTAAAGAGACACATAAACCACAAAAAGAAGAAATATTGGCATATTGATTATTTAACAGAGAAGACTAAAATTCAAGCAATAGTGTTTTCCATTACAGCAGAAAAAATTGAATGTAAAGTAGCTCAAGTACTTTCACAGCGGTTATCCTGTTTTCCTGGCTTTGGGGTAAGTGATTGTGATTGTGAAAGCCATCTTTATTATTGTCCTCATTTTGAAAAACTCAAAAAAGAAGTAATGAATGCCTTTTCTCCCTCTCTATGTATGTTTATTGAACTGTAA
- a CDS encoding lysophospholipid acyltransferase family protein, with product MLRSFFIFLWIAIITCILYPPAQIASLLPWTKRNVPHLIARFWSKTILWVSGVKVKIIGLENIDSQKPYVFAANHQSQYDIFTLMAYLPVQFKWMAKKSLFYIPILGWGIKACGTIFVDRESPKAAYVALLKALELLKKGYSIVVFPEGTRSYDGTIGSFKSGGVILALRAGVPIVPVTIIGTFEILPRSSKHIKPGAAIIVIDKPIDVTHYTEQDKNTLANLVRERVVKNYEKYKNTRVI from the coding sequence ATGCTACGCTCCTTTTTTATCTTTTTATGGATAGCCATAATAACCTGCATTCTTTATCCTCCTGCCCAAATTGCTAGCTTGTTACCCTGGACAAAACGCAATGTCCCTCATTTGATTGCCCGTTTTTGGTCAAAAACTATCCTTTGGGTAAGTGGGGTCAAGGTAAAAATTATTGGTTTAGAAAATATTGATTCCCAAAAACCTTATGTCTTTGCAGCTAACCATCAAAGTCAGTATGATATTTTCACTCTCATGGCCTATCTACCGGTTCAATTCAAATGGATGGCCAAAAAAAGCCTTTTCTATATTCCTATATTGGGCTGGGGAATAAAGGCTTGTGGAACTATTTTTGTAGATAGGGAGAGTCCCAAGGCAGCCTATGTTGCCCTTTTGAAGGCATTGGAACTTTTAAAAAAAGGTTATTCTATTGTGGTCTTTCCAGAAGGAACGCGGAGTTATGATGGCACAATAGGGTCGTTTAAATCAGGTGGTGTCATACTAGCCTTAAGGGCAGGTGTTCCTATTGTGCCAGTGACTATTATCGGGACCTTTGAGATATTACCCCGTTCAAGTAAACATATTAAACCAGGCGCAGCAATTATTGTTATTGACAAACCTATAGATGTTACGCATTATACTGAGCAGGACAAGAATACATTAGCCAATTTAGTTAGGGAACGAGTGGTTAAAAATTATGAAAAATATAAGAACACTAGGGTTATATAA
- a CDS encoding alanine-zipper protein, protein MEDFRWRRFLIGVSLFVFVVSLLGGCCFPTKKYEEAIKTIQEETAKAEAAANKAETAASKAQAAAEKACSCAEKACECANKAEAAAVKAERCAEKCERTFEKGLRK, encoded by the coding sequence ATGGAGGACTTTAGATGGCGCAGGTTTTTGATTGGTGTTTCTCTTTTTGTGTTTGTGGTTTCTTTGTTGGGAGGGTGTTGTTTTCCTACTAAAAAGTATGAAGAGGCCATAAAAACCATCCAAGAGGAAACTGCAAAGGCTGAAGCTGCAGCAAATAAAGCAGAGACAGCTGCTTCTAAGGCTCAAGCAGCTGCGGAAAAGGCTTGCTCTTGTGCGGAAAAGGCTTGTGAGTGTGCTAACAAAGCTGAAGCAGCGGCAGTGAAAGCCGAAAGATGTGCCGAAAAGTGTGAAAGAACATTTGAAAAAGGATTAAGGAAATAA
- a CDS encoding AsnC family transcriptional regulator, whose protein sequence is MDAIDRKIINELQTRFPIISQPYAEIGKKLGLSEKEVLKRVKNLKEKGYIRRIGANFNSDKLGFVSTLCAAKVPKEKIAEFAKVVNRYKGVTHNYLRRSEFNIWFTFIAPTMDEIEEALEEIKKETGVHEIYNFPATKTFKIKVNFKV, encoded by the coding sequence ATGGATGCTATTGATCGCAAAATCATAAATGAGTTACAAACCCGCTTTCCTATTATCTCTCAGCCTTATGCTGAGATAGGGAAAAAGCTGGGTCTCTCTGAAAAGGAGGTATTAAAACGGGTAAAAAATTTAAAGGAAAAAGGTTATATTAGGCGCATTGGAGCCAATTTTAATTCAGATAAACTGGGATTTGTGAGCACCTTATGTGCTGCCAAAGTGCCAAAGGAAAAAATTGCTGAGTTTGCCAAAGTAGTCAATCGGTATAAAGGTGTAACCCACAATTACTTACGTCGGAGTGAATTCAATATTTGGTTTACCTTTATCGCACCCACTATGGATGAAATAGAAGAGGCATTAGAGGAGATTAAAAAAGAAACAGGTGTTCATGAAATATATAATTTCCCAGCTACCAAAACTTTTAAGATTAAGGTAAATTTTAAGGTGTAA
- a CDS encoding isoprenyl transferase: MKNIRTLGLYKLPLHVAIIMDGNGRWAKKKELPRIAGHREGIKRAKEIVEVSREIGIKVITLYTFSYENWQRPQEEIAVLMQLLKNYLEGEWENLVKQDIRLIAIGDLKLLPPDTYEVLQKVIKNTAKCQTMILNLAISYGGRQEIIHAVKVLIENVKQGNIKSDEINEVIFSQYLWTKGLPDPDFIIRTSGEFRLSNFLLWQSAYAEFYITPILWPDFNRFQFIEALKEYQRRERRFGKISEQFREKDRK, translated from the coding sequence ATGAAAAATATAAGAACACTAGGGTTATATAAACTACCCCTTCATGTGGCCATTATTATGGATGGTAATGGACGCTGGGCGAAAAAAAAAGAACTTCCCCGTATTGCTGGACATAGGGAGGGAATCAAGAGGGCAAAAGAAATTGTGGAAGTATCCCGAGAAATAGGTATAAAGGTAATTACTCTCTATACCTTCTCTTATGAAAACTGGCAAAGACCTCAAGAAGAAATAGCTGTTTTAATGCAACTATTAAAAAATTATTTGGAAGGAGAATGGGAAAATTTAGTTAAACAGGACATCCGTCTCATAGCTATCGGTGATTTAAAACTCTTGCCTCCAGATACTTATGAAGTCTTGCAAAAGGTAATTAAAAATACAGCCAAATGTCAAACTATGATACTCAATCTGGCTATAAGCTATGGTGGTCGTCAGGAAATTATTCATGCTGTTAAAGTATTGATAGAAAATGTCAAGCAAGGGAATATTAAATCTGATGAAATTAACGAAGTAATTTTCAGTCAGTATTTATGGACAAAGGGATTGCCTGACCCAGATTTTATCATTAGAACCAGTGGTGAATTCCGCTTAAGCAACTTTTTACTCTGGCAATCGGCTTATGCCGAATTTTATATTACACCTATTTTATGGCCTGATTTTAACCGTTTCCAATTTATAGAGGCCTTGAAAGAATACCAAAGGCGAGAACGTCGGTTTGGTAAAATTTCTGAACAATTTAGGGAAAAGGATAGAAAATAA
- a CDS encoding PAS domain-containing hybrid sensor histidine kinase/response regulator → MVKKTSDEELEQKDENLKEKIAKHKQAQEVLQERERWFRFFFESAPEFIYIIDTKGNILQTNDATLKVSGYLQEEVLGKCISDFFTLTSKKIFDEQFPILLERGHHRQEVEFICKDGKIIILDCSVSALRYEVGDIMGFMVFQQDITQRKQAEEALRKSEAKYRELIFRINEGFVAIDEKGYITFANPRLCEMIEYSEVELIGKNIRELFDEKNREILEKELAKRRRGEPSQYELTWTTKSGKKVPTLMSASPIFENWVYRGSYAVVTDLSEIKRAQEEKKRLEAQLHKIQRMESLGTLAGGIAHNFNNLLMGILGNISLILLNKNPSHPDYEKLKNVEHLVQEGAKLSQELLDFARGGKFQVEPTDLNKVVKRSSDMFAQTKRQIKIYTKFQKDIWTVEVDVGQIEQVLLNLYINAWQAMPGGGELYLETQNITLDENYVRPFKVKPGPYVKISVTDTGVGMDETTKQRIFEPFFTTKEGNRGTGLGLASAYGIIKNHGGIITVYSEKGRGTTFNIYFPASEKEAIKQEKLAEGVLKGGETILFVDDEEMIIKTGKELLETLGYKVLIAKSGKEVIEIYRAKNEQIDMVILDTVMPDIGGGEIYDMLKKINPDIKVLLSSGYSMNDEIKEILERGCDGFIQKPFTLKELSRKIRKILDKE, encoded by the coding sequence ATGGTCAAAAAAACATCTGATGAAGAATTAGAACAAAAGGACGAGAATTTAAAGGAAAAAATCGCTAAACATAAACAGGCACAGGAAGTGTTACAAGAGAGGGAAAGGTGGTTTAGGTTCTTCTTTGAATCGGCACCGGAATTTATATATATCATTGACACCAAGGGCAATATACTTCAAACAAATGATGCTACCTTAAAAGTCAGTGGATATTTACAAGAAGAAGTTCTCGGAAAATGCATTTCTGATTTTTTTACCTTGACCTCCAAAAAGATATTTGACGAACAGTTTCCTATTTTACTTGAAAGAGGACACCATCGGCAAGAAGTGGAGTTCATTTGTAAGGATGGAAAGATTATAATACTAGATTGCTCAGTTTCTGCTTTGCGGTATGAGGTTGGAGATATCATGGGTTTTATGGTTTTTCAGCAAGATATCACCCAACGTAAGCAGGCAGAAGAGGCATTAAGAAAATCTGAGGCAAAATACCGCGAACTCATCTTTCGGATAAATGAGGGATTTGTTGCCATTGACGAAAAGGGATATATAACATTTGCTAATCCCCGTTTGTGTGAGATGATTGAATATAGCGAGGTGGAGTTGATTGGTAAGAACATAAGAGAATTATTTGATGAAAAGAATCGGGAGATATTAGAAAAAGAACTTGCAAAGCGTCGCCGAGGTGAACCATCACAATATGAACTCACATGGACTACAAAATCAGGCAAAAAAGTTCCCACTCTGATGTCGGCATCACCTATATTTGAAAATTGGGTTTATCGTGGAAGTTATGCTGTAGTCACAGATCTCAGTGAAATAAAGCGTGCCCAAGAAGAAAAGAAACGTCTTGAAGCCCAACTTCATAAAATCCAGAGGATGGAGTCTCTAGGAACTTTGGCAGGAGGGATTGCTCATAATTTTAATAACCTCCTTATGGGCATTTTGGGAAATATTTCTTTAATCCTCCTTAATAAGAATCCCAGCCACCCTGATTATGAAAAATTGAAAAACGTTGAACATCTTGTTCAAGAGGGAGCAAAGTTGAGCCAAGAGCTTTTGGACTTTGCCAGAGGGGGTAAATTTCAGGTGGAACCTACTGACTTAAATAAGGTGGTAAAGAGAAGTTCTGATATGTTTGCTCAGACTAAAAGGCAAATTAAGATTTATACTAAATTTCAAAAAGATATTTGGACAGTGGAAGTAGATGTGGGGCAGATAGAACAGGTGCTTTTAAATCTCTATATCAATGCCTGGCAGGCCATGCCTGGAGGTGGAGAGTTATACCTTGAAACTCAAAATATCACTCTTGATGAGAATTATGTGAGGCCATTTAAGGTAAAACCTGGTCCATATGTGAAGATCTCTGTGACGGATACCGGTGTTGGTATGGATGAAACAACCAAACAAAGAATATTTGAACCATTTTTTACCACCAAAGAAGGAAATCGGGGTACGGGATTGGGCCTAGCTTCTGCTTATGGAATCATCAAGAACCATGGTGGTATTATCACTGTATACAGTGAGAAAGGTAGAGGAACTACTTTTAACATTTACTTTCCCGCTTCTGAAAAAGAAGCCATAAAGCAGGAGAAATTAGCAGAAGGGGTGTTAAAAGGTGGTGAAACTATTCTTTTTGTAGATGATGAAGAAATGATAATTAAGACAGGCAAGGAGTTGTTAGAAACCCTAGGATATAAAGTCTTAATAGCCAAAAGTGGTAAGGAGGTTATTGAGATCTATAGAGCGAAAAATGAACAAATTGATATGGTCATCTTAGATACGGTTATGCCAGATATAGGTGGTGGAGAGATATACGATATGTTAAAAAAAATAAACCCAGACATAAAGGTTCTCCTTTCTAGTGGATATAGTATGAATGATGAAATAAAAGAAATATTGGAACGTGGATGTGATGGTTTTATCCAGAAGCCTTTTACTTTGAAGGAATTATCACGAAAAATCAGAAAGATTTTGGATAAGGAATAA
- the ahbD gene encoding heme b synthase has translation MKNKIPPLRLVAWELTKACNLACKHCRAKAITKSLPDELNHSEAEKILDDIASFAQPIIILTGGEPLMRKDVLDLAAYGTEKGLRMVLATNGTLLDDIWVKELKKVGIKRVSVSIDGATAKAHDTFRGVKGAFDHTMAGIEALKRGGLDFQINTTVTKTNLNQISAISDLAVELGAVAFHIFLLVPMGRGSALKEEVITPQEYEEVLTWLVEQREKQLIQVKATCAPQYYRILRQKAKEKNKKVTFETYGLDAVTRGCLAGMGFCFIDSTGKVQTCGYLEVECGHVRKEPLSKIWHDSEVFNKLRDKKQYKGKCGNCEYWQVCGGCRARAYAITGDYLAQEPMCLYRPKGIKE, from the coding sequence ATGAAAAATAAAATTCCTCCTCTTCGTTTAGTGGCGTGGGAACTAACCAAGGCGTGTAATCTGGCTTGCAAGCACTGTCGGGCCAAGGCCATTACTAAATCTCTTCCAGATGAGTTAAACCATTCAGAAGCAGAGAAAATTCTGGATGATATTGCTAGTTTTGCTCAACCTATTATTATCTTAACTGGTGGCGAACCATTAATGCGAAAAGATGTTTTAGACCTAGCTGCCTATGGCACTGAGAAGGGTTTAAGAATGGTGTTGGCCACAAATGGCACTTTGCTTGATGACATCTGGGTAAAAGAGTTAAAAAAAGTGGGTATAAAGCGGGTGAGTGTGAGTATAGATGGAGCTACAGCCAAAGCCCATGATACGTTTAGAGGTGTAAAAGGAGCCTTTGACCATACAATGGCTGGGATTGAGGCATTGAAAAGAGGAGGGCTTGATTTCCAAATAAATACCACTGTTACTAAAACGAACTTAAATCAAATTTCTGCTATTTCTGATTTGGCTGTTGAACTAGGAGCAGTGGCTTTTCATATCTTTTTATTGGTACCTATGGGCAGGGGCAGTGCCCTTAAAGAAGAAGTGATTACACCCCAGGAATATGAGGAGGTTTTGACTTGGCTAGTAGAGCAGCGAGAAAAACAGCTTATACAGGTAAAAGCTACTTGTGCACCTCAGTATTATCGTATTTTACGACAAAAGGCAAAAGAGAAAAATAAGAAGGTAACCTTTGAAACTTATGGTCTAGATGCAGTAACCAGAGGTTGTTTGGCAGGAATGGGATTTTGTTTTATTGATTCTACAGGTAAAGTGCAGACCTGTGGCTATTTAGAAGTAGAATGTGGGCATGTGCGAAAAGAACCCCTTTCTAAAATCTGGCATGATTCTGAAGTATTTAATAAACTAAGGGACAAAAAACAATATAAAGGTAAATGTGGTAATTGTGAATACTGGCAGGTATGTGGTGGCTGTCGTGCCAGGGCATATGCTATCACTGGAGATTATTTGGCTCAAGAGCCCATGTGTTTGTATAGACCAAAAGGGATAAAGGAGTAG